One window from the genome of Vibrio vulnificus NBRC 15645 = ATCC 27562 encodes:
- the prfA gene encoding peptide chain release factor 1, translating to MKASILTKLEMLVERYEEVQHLLGDPGVIGDQDKFRALSKEYSQLEEVTKCFTAYQQAQEDLVAAEEMAKEDDAEMREMAQEEIKAAKVAIENLASELQILLLPKDPNDSRNCFLEIRAGAGGDEAGIFAGDLFRMYSKFAEKRGWRIEVMSANEAEHGGYKEMIAKVNGDGAYGFLKFESGGHRVQRVPATESQGRVHTSACTVAIMPEIPEAEIPEIKASDLKIDTFRSSGAGGQHVNTTDSAIRITHLPTGTVVECQDERSQHKNKAKAMAVLAARIVQAEEAKRAAEVSDTRRNLLGSGDRSDRIRTYNYPQGRVSDHRINLTIYRLSEVMEGDLQSLIDPVIQEHQADQLAALAENN from the coding sequence ATGAAAGCCTCGATTCTAACCAAGCTAGAAATGCTGGTTGAGCGTTATGAAGAAGTGCAGCACCTTCTTGGTGATCCGGGAGTGATCGGTGACCAAGACAAATTCCGTGCACTGTCAAAAGAGTATTCTCAACTTGAAGAAGTCACCAAGTGCTTTACTGCCTATCAACAAGCGCAAGAAGATTTAGTTGCTGCGGAAGAGATGGCCAAAGAAGACGACGCAGAGATGCGTGAAATGGCACAAGAAGAGATTAAAGCAGCAAAAGTGGCGATTGAAAACTTGGCATCGGAGCTGCAAATTCTTCTACTACCGAAAGATCCGAATGACAGTCGTAACTGTTTCCTCGAAATTCGTGCGGGCGCAGGCGGTGATGAAGCCGGTATCTTTGCTGGTGATCTGTTCCGTATGTACAGCAAGTTTGCAGAAAAACGTGGTTGGCGTATTGAAGTCATGTCAGCGAATGAAGCAGAACATGGCGGTTACAAAGAGATGATCGCGAAAGTGAATGGCGATGGCGCTTACGGTTTCTTGAAGTTTGAGTCGGGCGGTCACCGTGTTCAACGTGTGCCGGCAACCGAATCGCAAGGTCGCGTACATACCTCGGCGTGTACCGTGGCAATCATGCCTGAAATTCCTGAAGCGGAAATTCCAGAGATCAAAGCAAGCGATCTAAAAATCGATACCTTCCGCTCTTCTGGCGCGGGCGGTCAGCACGTTAACACCACTGACTCAGCAATCCGTATTACCCACTTACCAACCGGTACCGTGGTAGAGTGTCAGGATGAGCGTTCACAGCACAAAAACAAAGCCAAGGCGATGGCTGTTCTAGCTGCTCGTATTGTTCAAGCTGAAGAGGCTAAGCGTGCAGCAGAAGTGTCTGATACGCGTCGTAACCTGCTTGGTTCGGGCGATCGTAGTGACCGTATTCGTACCTACAACTACCCACAAGGCCGAGTGTCAGATCACCGCATCAACTTGACGATTTACCGTCTTTCTGAAGTGATGGAAGGCGATCTTCAGTCTTTGATCGATCCTGTGATTCAGGAACACCAAGCGGACCAATTGGCTGCTTTGGCGGAAAACAACTGA
- a CDS encoding SirB1 family protein, protein MLELFDEDFDNMELVEGALELNKAINPETEDLWVKHELARLLKEAENELFVERDEKQRFDAFLRLFFIQWQFQGDREAYFDSDNSFIDKVLQRRKGIPVSLGAILLYLGRQLGFDLHGVTFPTQFLLRVDWCEGGVQYINPFNGEFVGERLLQAWLIGHEGPLARLKPEHLEVADNPTVIGRWLALLKGALLREERYTLALRCTNLALTFVPDDPYEIRDRGFIYQQLECHQIAVSDFQYFIDQCPDDPAAELLKKQVNVMSGKAVTLH, encoded by the coding sequence ATGCTGGAATTGTTTGACGAAGATTTTGACAACATGGAGCTGGTGGAAGGGGCGTTAGAGCTCAATAAAGCCATTAATCCAGAAACAGAAGATCTTTGGGTAAAGCATGAGTTGGCTCGTTTGTTAAAAGAAGCGGAAAACGAACTGTTTGTCGAGCGAGATGAAAAACAACGCTTTGACGCCTTTCTACGCTTGTTTTTCATCCAATGGCAGTTTCAAGGTGATCGTGAAGCCTATTTTGATTCAGATAACAGCTTTATTGATAAAGTATTGCAGCGTCGGAAAGGCATCCCGGTCAGTTTGGGCGCGATACTGCTTTATCTAGGTCGCCAGCTTGGCTTCGACTTACATGGTGTCACCTTTCCAACCCAGTTTCTTTTGCGAGTGGATTGGTGCGAAGGGGGCGTTCAATACATCAACCCATTTAATGGTGAGTTTGTTGGCGAGCGCCTTTTACAAGCTTGGTTGATTGGCCATGAAGGGCCGTTAGCAAGATTGAAGCCTGAGCATCTTGAGGTGGCGGATAACCCCACAGTGATTGGCCGCTGGCTTGCCTTGTTAAAAGGCGCACTACTTCGAGAAGAGCGCTATACTCTGGCTTTACGTTGCACCAATCTGGCGTTAACGTTTGTGCCAGATGACCCTTATGAAATTCGTGATCGCGGCTTTATCTATCAACAACTAGAGTGTCATCAAATTGCGGTGTCTGATTTTCAGTATTTTATTGATCAGTGCCCAGATGACCCAGCGGCAGAGCTGCTAAAAAAACAAGTTAACGTTATGAGTGGCAAAGCGGTCACTCTACATTGA
- a CDS encoding SirB2 family protein: MYEALKHFHLLTIAISALLLSVRYALMMMNSSKLKHPFLQRFPHINDSLLLLSGIALIVITGFIPFTPSAPWLTEKLTCVMAYIALGFFALKLGKNKLLRTFSFFGALGWLAMAGKLAVSKTPMFFG; encoded by the coding sequence ATGTACGAAGCTTTGAAACACTTTCATTTACTGACCATTGCCATTAGTGCATTGCTGCTTTCCGTTCGTTACGCATTAATGATGATGAACTCAAGTAAGCTGAAGCACCCATTTTTACAACGTTTTCCTCATATCAACGACTCGTTGTTGTTGCTCTCAGGTATTGCGCTGATTGTGATCACCGGTTTCATTCCTTTTACCCCATCAGCGCCTTGGTTAACTGAGAAGCTCACTTGTGTAATGGCTTACATTGCTCTTGGTTTCTTTGCGCTTAAATTGGGTAAAAATAAGCTGCTACGTACTTTCTCTTTCTTCGGTGCGCTCGGTTGGCTGGCGATGGCAGGCAAATTGGCGGTTTCGAAGACACCGATGTTTTTCGGTTAA
- the prmC gene encoding peptide chain release factor N(5)-glutamine methyltransferase, translating into MTLDAAVKQAASRFSELGNDSPSLDAAVLLCHVLDKPRSYLFTWPDKILTEQELQQFEALVARRLSGEPVAYIIGEREFWSLPFKVAPSTLIPRPDTERLVELALEKTATQTGSILDLGTGTGAIAIALASELPHRTVMGVDLQQEAKLLAESNALALNIKNVTFKQGSWFEPVAQGTKFALIVSNPPYIDENDPHLNQGDVRFEPKSALVAEESGLADIRYIAQQARDYLEPHGWLMFEHGYDQGIAVREILETLGYQEVATEKDYGGNDRVTLGCFVALPENTDH; encoded by the coding sequence ATGACACTAGATGCCGCTGTTAAACAGGCGGCATCTCGCTTTTCTGAGTTAGGCAATGATTCGCCGTCTTTAGACGCCGCGGTATTGCTTTGCCATGTGCTTGATAAGCCGCGTAGCTATCTGTTTACTTGGCCAGATAAAATACTGACCGAACAAGAGCTGCAGCAGTTTGAAGCTTTAGTGGCACGTCGATTATCCGGCGAACCGGTGGCGTACATCATTGGCGAACGAGAATTTTGGTCTTTGCCTTTCAAAGTCGCGCCATCGACGTTAATTCCTCGCCCCGATACCGAGCGTTTAGTGGAGTTAGCGTTAGAAAAAACCGCTACGCAAACGGGCTCCATCCTCGACTTGGGTACCGGTACGGGCGCGATTGCCATTGCACTGGCGTCTGAACTGCCACATCGCACTGTGATGGGCGTGGATTTACAACAGGAAGCGAAGCTGCTTGCTGAGTCGAATGCGCTGGCGTTGAATATCAAAAATGTGACCTTTAAACAGGGCAGCTGGTTTGAACCTGTGGCTCAAGGCACAAAGTTTGCTTTAATCGTTTCCAATCCGCCTTATATTGATGAGAATGATCCCCATCTTAATCAAGGCGATGTGCGATTTGAGCCAAAAAGTGCTCTGGTTGCCGAAGAGTCTGGCCTGGCTGACATCCGTTATATCGCGCAACAAGCGCGCGACTATCTTGAGCCTCATGGCTGGTTGATGTTTGAACATGGCTACGATCAAGGTATCGCTGTTCGAGAAATCCTAGAAACGTTGGGATATCAAGAGGTAGCAACCGAGAAGGATTACGGTGGCAACGATCGAGTGACTTTGGGTTGCTTTGTTGCTTTACCAGAAAACACGGATCACTAG